Within Streptomyces sp. SS1-1, the genomic segment CTGCCTCGCGCTCGCCAAGGACGGCACCCGCGAGGCCATCGAGAAGTGCTGCGAGACCGCCGCGGCCCACCGCGACGTCGAGTCGGCGCTGGTCCCGCTGCGCGAGGCGGTCGCCCCCTACGACACCGTCGGCCCCGACTACCGCCGGCCCTCGCTCGGCGCCCGCCGCCCCTCCCGGCTGCACGCGATCGAGGAGCTGCCGATCGCCCTGGCCATGGTGCTGATCGCCGGCGGCGACCACCGCCGGGCGGTGCTCGGCGCGGTCAACTACGGGCGGGACTGCGACTCCATCGCGACGATGGCGGGCGCGGTGACGGGCGCCCTCGGCTCCCCCGTCCCGGACGAGTGGGCGAAGACGGTCGCGGAGGCCAGCCGCCTCGACCTGTGGGAGCCGGCCCGCGTCCTGACCGACGTGGCCCGCGAGGTGCACGCCCGTGACCTGGCCCGCCGCCGCGCGCACGAGGCGGCGTTCCGGGTGCTGGAGGGCCGGCCGTGCTCCGACTGACCTGGGTCCAGCCCGAGGACCTGCTCGGCCACGAACTGCGGCAGGCCGCCCTGGACGGCCGGGAGCCCGCGCGGATCGCGGCCCGCTGGGAGGCGGCGGGCGGCCGTACGGCCCCGCTCCGGGCGGGCGCCTCGGCGGAGCCGGCGTCCCGGTACCTGCGGACGCTGGCCGAGGACCTGCTGGACGAACTGGCGGACCTGCCCAGCCGGACCGCCGACCGCGAGCCCACCGGCCTCGCCGCCATCAGGGCGCTCTGCCCCCACTGGCCGGCGCCGCCCGCCGCCCCCGTCCGGACCACACCGGCCCGGCTGGAGGCCGCCTGGCTGGGCCGGGCCGTCGGCTGTCTGCTCGGCAAGCCGGTCGAGAAGCTCCCCCTCGACGCCCTCCGCGCGCTCGCCCGGCCCACCGGGAACTGGCCCCTGCGCGGCTACTTCACGGCCAGGGGCGTCCCGGCGGACCTGCTGGCCGCCCACCCCTGGAACCGCCGCTCCGCCGCAACCTCGCTCGCCGAGAACATCGACGGCATGCCGGAGGACGACGACCTCAACTACCCGCTGCTCAACCTCCTCCTGCTCCAGCGGTACGGCCGCGCCTTCACCACCGCGGACGTGGCCCGGCTCTGGCTGGACGAGCTGCCCGCGGGCCGTACGTTCACGGCCGAGCGCGTCGCGCTGCGCAACCTCCTCCTCGGTGTCGAACCGCCGCACACGGCCCGCCACCGCAACCCGTTCCGCGAGTGGATCGGCGCCCTCATCCGGGCCGACGTCCACGGCTGGACCCACCCCGGCGATCCGGGCGCCGCGGCCGAGCAGGCCCACCGGGACGCCACCCTCACCCACACCGCCACCGGCGTCCACGCGGCGATGTTCGCGGCGGCGGTCATCGCCCGCGCGGCGAGCGCGTCCGGCCCCGGGGACGTCCACGCCTGTCTGCGCGCCGGGCTCGCCGTGATCCCGCCGGAGTCCCGGCTGGCCCGGGCGGTCGGGCACGCGACGGCGCTGGCCCGGACGCACGAGGACTTCGACACCGTCGTCGACCTGCTCCACGCCCGGTACGGGCCGGACCACCACTGGGTCCACGCCGTCCCCAACACGGCCCTGATCGCCGCCGCCCTC encodes:
- a CDS encoding ADP-ribosylglycohydrolase family protein, yielding MLRLTWVQPEDLLGHELRQAALDGREPARIAARWEAAGGRTAPLRAGASAEPASRYLRTLAEDLLDELADLPSRTADREPTGLAAIRALCPHWPAPPAAPVRTTPARLEAAWLGRAVGCLLGKPVEKLPLDALRALARPTGNWPLRGYFTARGVPADLLAAHPWNRRSAATSLAENIDGMPEDDDLNYPLLNLLLLQRYGRAFTTADVARLWLDELPAGRTFTAERVALRNLLLGVEPPHTARHRNPFREWIGALIRADVHGWTHPGDPGAAAEQAHRDATLTHTATGVHAAMFAAAVIARAASASGPGDVHACLRAGLAVIPPESRLARAVGHATALARTHEDFDTVVDLLHARYGPDHHWVHAVPNTALIAAALTHADGDFTGSICRAVSGGWDTDSNGATAGSVAGLLAGSPAALPDRWTAPLKNRLATSVGGLDGIGFDTLAGLTHDLAHDPAPDLSPLEATRP